In a genomic window of Neoarius graeffei isolate fNeoGra1 chromosome 13, fNeoGra1.pri, whole genome shotgun sequence:
- the LOC132895992 gene encoding leucine-rich repeat flightless-interacting protein 2-like isoform X2, which yields MMETVTHCEESLRNLQVTLSEAERKYKQVIESNAQLKKENSNLTSDSDLLQDWVHEQEKELSKIKHRNNKIRKECKREQKAHSILKLQYNQMKETFTQNEESLKLSLADAEEKYDLVIASFAHLESYLMSQVSTLQASVQQVEEELYETRRKCDEIMMKREHEKEVHSVLKLQCQEMRENLEQCHELLKSHCIGLGSEEPVVL from the exons ATGATGGAAACTGTAACACACTGCGAGGAGTCACTAAGG AACTTGCAGGTCACTCTGTCTGAAGCTGAAAGGAAATATAAGCAGGTGATTGAGTCCAATGCCCAGCTAAAGAAAGAGAACTCCAACCTGACATCTGACTCAGATTTACTACAAGACTGGGTGCATGAGCAAGAGAAAGAGCTCTCGAAGATCAAGCACAGGAATAATAAGATAAGAAAG GAGTGTAAGCGTGAACAGAAGGCTCACAGTATCCTGAAGTTACAGTACAATCAGATGAAGGAAACTTTTACCCAAAATGAAGAGTCACTAAAG CTGTCTCTGGCTGATGCTGAGGAGAAATATGACCTGGTGATTGCGTCCTTTGCTCATCTGGAGTCTTACCTGATGTCCCAGGTGAGCACACTGCAAGCCTCAGTGCAGCAGGTGGAGGAAGAGCTCTATGAGACTCGCAGGAAGTGTGATGAGATAATGATG AAGAGGGAGCATGAAAAGGAGGTTCACAGTGTTCTGAAGTTGCAGTGCCAAGAGATGAGGGAAAATTTAGAACAGTGCCATGAGTTACTAAAA AGTCATTGCATAGGTCTTGGATCTGAGGAGCCTGTGGTTCTGTGA
- the LOC132895992 gene encoding leucine-rich repeat flightless-interacting protein 2-like isoform X1, protein MMETVTHCEESLRNLQVTLSEAERKYKQVIESNAQLKKENSNLTSDSDLLQDWVHEQEKELSKIKHRNNKIRKECKREQKAHSILKLQYNQMKETFTQNEESLKLSLADAEEKYDLVIASFAHLESYLMSQVSTLQASVQQVEEELYETRRKCDEIMMKREHEKEVHSVLKLQCQEMRENLEQCHELLKVSFSSHYVMSDIVHHVSVMSQKSKCSTSLAHEHLEANI, encoded by the exons ATGATGGAAACTGTAACACACTGCGAGGAGTCACTAAGG AACTTGCAGGTCACTCTGTCTGAAGCTGAAAGGAAATATAAGCAGGTGATTGAGTCCAATGCCCAGCTAAAGAAAGAGAACTCCAACCTGACATCTGACTCAGATTTACTACAAGACTGGGTGCATGAGCAAGAGAAAGAGCTCTCGAAGATCAAGCACAGGAATAATAAGATAAGAAAG GAGTGTAAGCGTGAACAGAAGGCTCACAGTATCCTGAAGTTACAGTACAATCAGATGAAGGAAACTTTTACCCAAAATGAAGAGTCACTAAAG CTGTCTCTGGCTGATGCTGAGGAGAAATATGACCTGGTGATTGCGTCCTTTGCTCATCTGGAGTCTTACCTGATGTCCCAGGTGAGCACACTGCAAGCCTCAGTGCAGCAGGTGGAGGAAGAGCTCTATGAGACTCGCAGGAAGTGTGATGAGATAATGATG AAGAGGGAGCATGAAAAGGAGGTTCACAGTGTTCTGAAGTTGCAGTGCCAAGAGATGAGGGAAAATTTAGAACAGTGCCATGAGTTACTAAAAGTAAGCTTTTCCTCTCACTATGTCATGAGTGATATAGTACACCATGTGTCAGTTATGAGTCAGAAAAGTAAATGCAGTACCTCATTAGCACATGAACATTTAGAAGCAAATATTTAA